A single Anabas testudineus chromosome 10, fAnaTes1.2, whole genome shotgun sequence DNA region contains:
- the eef1g gene encoding elongation factor 1-gamma, whose product MAAGTLYTYPENWRAFKAQIAAQYSGARLKVASSPPAFTFGQTNRTPAFLSNFPLGKVPAYQGDDGFCLFESNAIAHYLSNDAIRGATPQAAAQVLQWVSFADSEIVPPASAWVFPTLGIMQFNKQATEQAKEDIKRVFTVLNQHLNTRTFLVGERVSLADITVVCSMLWLYKQVLEPSFRQPYPNVTRWFVTCVNQPQFKAVLGEVKLCEKMAQFDAKKFAEMQPKKEAPPKKEKAAKEPAKPQEKKEKKKEEKKPAPEEEMDDCDAVLAAEPKAKDPFAHLPKSPFVMDEFKRKYSNEDTLTVALPHFWEHFDREGYSIWYGQYKYPEELTLTFKSCNLITGMFQRLDKLRKNAFASVILFGTNNDSSISGIWVFRGQDLAFTLSEDWQIDYESYDWRKLNPDSEECKTMVKEYFAWEGEFKHVGKSFNQGKIFK is encoded by the exons ATGGCGGCAGGG ACTCTGTATACATACCCAGAGAACTGGCGGGCCTTCAAGGCCCAGATTGCGGCCCAGTACAGTGGCGCTCGGCTCAAAGTTGCCAGCAGCCCCCCTGCCTTCACCTTCGGGCAGACGAACCGTACTCCTGCTTTCCTCAGCAACTTTCCTCTGGGCAAG GTACCTGCCTACCAGGGGGATGACGGCTTCTGTCTGTTTGAGAGTAACGCCATTGCTCACTACT TGAGCAATGATGCCATTCGTGGTGCCACCCCTCAGGCTGCAGCCCAGGTGCTGCAGTGGGTGAGCTTTGCTGACTCAGAGATTGTCCCTCCAGCCAGCGCATGGGTCTTCCCCACTCTGGGAATCATGCAGTTCAACAAACAG GCCACAGAGCAGGCGAAGGAGGATATCAAGCGGGTCTTTACTGTGCTGAACCAACATCTGAACACCCGTACCTTCCTTGTGGGAGAGAGGGTTAGCCTTGCTGACATCACTGTGGTGTGCTCCATGCTCTGGCTCTACAAACAG GTCCTTGAGCCTTCTTTCCGTCAGCCATACCCTAATGTGACCCGCTGGTTCGTGACCTGTGTCAACCAGCCCCAGTTCAAAGCTGTTCTTGGAGAGGTCAAGCTGTGTGAAAAGATGGCCCAGTTTGATG CCAAGAAGTTTGCCGAGATGCAGCCCAAGAAAGAGGCCCCTCCTAAGAAAGAGAAGGCAGCAAAAGAACCAGCCAAGCCccaggagaagaaagaaaagaaaaaggaagaaaagaagcctgctccagaggaggagatggatgacTGTGATGCTGTTTTGGCTGCTGAGCCCAAAGCCAAGGATCCCTTTGCACACCTGCCAAAGAG ccCATTTGTCATGGATGAGTTCAAGAGAAAATATTCCAACGAAGACACCCTGACAGTAGCCCTTCCTCACTTCTGGGAGCACTTTGACCGTGAGGGGTACTCCATTTGGTATGGCCAGTACAAATACCCTGAGGAACTTACACTTACCTTCAAGAGCTGCAACCTTATCACAG GTATGTTCCAGCGCCTGGACAAACTCAGAAAGAACGCCTTTGCCAGTGTCATCTTATTTGGCACCAACAACGACAGCAGCATCTCTGGCATCTGGGTCTTCAGAGGCCAGGACCTGGCTTTCACC CTGTCTGAAGACTGGCAGATCGACTATGAATCATACGATTGGCGCAAGCTGAATCCAGACAGTGAGGAGTGCAAGACCATGGTGAAGGAGTACTTCGCCTGGGAGGGAGAGTTCAAGCACGTGGGTAAATCCTTCAACCAGGGCAAGATCTTCAAGTGA
- the polr2gl gene encoding DNA-directed RNA polymerase II subunit RPB7, which produces MFYHISLEHEILLHPRYFGPNLLNTVKQKLFTEVEGTCTGKYGFVIAVTTIDNIGAGVIQPGRGFVLYPVKYKAIVFRPFKGEVVDAVVTQVNKVGLFTEIGPMSCFISRHSIPSEMEFDPNSNPPCYKTVDEDIVIQQDDEIRLKIVGTRVDKNDIFAIGSLMDDYLGLVS; this is translated from the exons ATGTTTTACCAT ATTTCTCTGGAGCATGAAATCTTACTACATCCGAGGTATTTTGGTCCTAATCTCCTCAACACCGTGAAGCAGAAGCTTTTCACAGAAGTGGAGGGTACTTGCACCGGCAA ATATGGCTTCGTCATTGCAGTCACCACAATTGACAACATTGGAGCAGGTGTGATCCAGCCAGGCAGAGGCTTTGTCCTCTATCCAGTCAAGTACAAGGCCATAGTATTCCGTCCTTTCAAAGGGGAAGTGGTGGATGCTGTGGTCACTCAGGTTAACAAG GTTGGATTGTTCACAGAAATTGGTCCCATGTCCTGCTTTATCTCTCGCCAT tccATCCCCTCGGAAATGGAATTTGACCCCAACTCTAATCCTCCTTGTTATAAGACAGTTGATGAG GACATTGTAATCCAACAAGACGATGAGATCCGACTAAAGATTGTGGGAACAAGAGTGGACAAAAATGACATT tttgctATTGGATCTCTCATGGATGACTATCTGG GTCTTGTGAGCTGA
- the si:ch211-175m2.5 gene encoding uncharacterized protein si:ch211-175m2.5, protein MASNILKLCRPPVCTQLASLRSGCVLWRKPAAGTRHVSSDQPEKISRYPVPYKKDLPYDIVELMEEVESKGGFLPNVFKVLSHRPAEFRAFFAYYNELMNKETGRLTKADRELIVVATSAHNKCLYCVVSHSALHRIYSKNPTLSDQVIINYEIAELSPRERAMLDFAMAVCHCDTITERHFQALEEVGFDREDAWDIAAIAAFFAMSNRLAHFSDMRPNVEFYNMGRIPRDKSNDKVGGDGK, encoded by the exons ATGGCGAGCAACATCTTGAAGTTGTGCCGTCCTCCTGTGTGCACACAGCTT GCGTCTCTCCGCTCGGGCTGCGTGCTGTGGAGGAAGCCGGCGGCTGGAACCAGACATGTCTCCAGCGATCAGCCAGAGAAAATCAGTCGTTATCCTGTCCCGTACAAGAAAGACCTGCCTTATGATATAGTTGAGCTTATGGAGGAAGTGGAGTCAAAG ggGGGCTTCTTACCTAATGTCTTCAAAGTCCTGTCTCATAGACCTGCAGAGTTCAGAGCTTTCTTCGCATACTACAATGAACTGATGAACAAAGaaacag GCAGATTAACCAAGGCAGATCGTGAGCTGATTGTAGTGGCAACCAGCGCCCACAACAAGTGTCTTTACTGTGTAGTATCCCACAGTGCACTGCACCGCATCTACTCTAAGAACCCCACTCTTTCCGATCAG GTTATTATCAATTATGAGATTGCGGAGTTGTCGCCTAGGGAACGTGCCATGCTCGACTTTGCTATGGCAGTGTGTCACTGCGACACTATCACAGAGCGGCATTTCCAGGCCTTGGAGGAGGTGGGCTTTGACCGTGAGGACGCGTGGGACATCGCTGCCATCGCTGCTTTCTTTGCCATGTCCAACCGGCTCGCCCACTTCTCTGACATGAGACCAAACGTAGAATTTTATAATATGGGCCGTATACCACGGGACAAGAGCAATGACAAGGTGGGAGGAGATGGCAAGTGA